TACTGTTTTGGCATCTAATAATAAATCATCTCGTCTTGTAGAAGATTTAATTAAATCGATAGCTGGGTAAATTCTTCTGTTAGAAATATTTCTATCTAACTGAAGTTCCATATTACCTGTTCCTTTAAATTCTTCGAAGATTACTTCGTCCATTTTAGAACCTGTTTCTGTAAGTGCTGTAGCAATAATGGTTAAAGAACCACCGTTTTCTATGTTTCTAGCGGCACCAAAGAAACGTTTTGGTTTGTGCAATGCGTTAGCATCGATACCTCCAGAAAGTATTTTACCAGACGCCGGTGCTACGGTATTGTATGCTCTTGCCAAACGTGTAATTGAATCTAAAAGGATAACAACATCGTGTCCGCATTCTACCAAACGTTTTGCTTTTTCTAAAACAATGTTTGCTACTTTTACGTGTTTGTCTGCAGGTTCATCAAAAGTAGAAGCAACAACTTCTCCTCTAACATTACGTTTCATGTCTGTAACTTCTTCCGGACGCTCATCAATTAATAATACAATTTGATAAACTTCTGGGTGATTGGCTGCAATTGCATTGGCTACATCCTTTAATAACATGGTTTTACCAGTTTTAGGTTGCGCTACAATCATACCACGTTGTCCTTTTCCTAAAGGAGAAAATAAATCGATAATTCTAGTTGATAAAGAGCTACCTCTTTCTGCTAAATTAAATTTTTCTTGAGGGAATAAAGGGGTTAAGTGCTCAAAAGAAACACGATCTCTAACTAAGTTAGGGTTTAATCCGTTTATTTTAGAGACTCTAATTAATGGAAAATATTTTTCACCTTCTTTTGGTGGGCGAACATTTCCTCTAACGGTATCACCTGTTTTTAAGCCAAATAATTTAATTTGAGATTGAGAAACATAAATATCATCTGGTGATGATAAATAATTATAATCAGAAGAACGTAAAAAACCATATCCGTCTGGCATCATTTCTAAAACACCTTCGCTTTCTATAATTCCATCAAATTCAAAATCAGGATCTTTATAACGATTTCCAGATTTGTTTCCATTACTTCTATTAGAGTTATTTTTATCTCTATTTTGGTTTGGATTTTTCTTAGGAAGTGGTTTGTTTGCTTGTGGTTTATTCTGATTGTTAGCAGGTTTTTGTTCCTGTTTTTCTACCTTCTTAACAACTCTTTCTTTAGGTGCTTCCGTTTTAGTCTCTGTTTTTTCAAGAACTTTTTTGGGTGCAGCTTTTCTAAGAGTTGGTTTGCGTAAAGGTAGTTTTTCTTGTTTTGGTTTTTCTACTATTTTTTCAGTAGTAGTTTCTGTAGTTATTTTTGAATCTTTTTCTGTAGTTTCGTCTACGTTAGTAGCTTTAGCAGGGGTAGTTACTTTAGAAACTCGTTTTCTTTTAGGTTTTTCAGTCTTTTGCTTTACTTCAGTTTTTGTAGAAGTTGAAATTGAAGTTTCTACAGGGTTTGCAGCTTGTGTGTCTAAAATTTGATATACTAAATCTAATTTTTTAAGTTGACTCGTCTTTGATAGACCAATAGATTTTGCAATTACCTGTAAATCAGCAAGCGTTTTTGCTTTTAGTTCTGAGATTTCGAACATTCGTTATGTGTTAAGTTAAAATGTAAATCTTATGTATGTAAGATTGATTATAATATTTTTTTTGAGTTTATGTATTGTATATAGTACTATACAATATTCAATGAGTAGTTATTATATTACAAATATATACTTTTTTTTTAAGATTTAGGTTTTCTTTTTAAAAAAGAAAGTCTTACTTTTGTATTGTTAGTTTTTAAGATGATTCAAAGAATACAAAGTATATATTTATTAATAGCAACTGCCGTTTCTGGTGGTTTAATTTTTGTATTTGATCTTTGGAATAATCTTAAAGAAGAAGTTTATGCATTGGATTTGTTTTCTAAAGACACTGTTCTTTTAAAAATTATCCCTTTGTTGTTTTTGCTTTCTGCTGTTGTTTCTTTTTTAGATATCTTTTTATTTAAAAATAGAAAATTACAATTTGTAGTTGGGCGTTTAGTTATTTTGATCAATCTCTTTTTACTAGGATTATTGATTTATGTATCTCTAACTTTACCTGGAGAAATTTCGATTTCGGAGAATGGTATTGGGATGTTCTTACCAATTTTGGTTGTTTTGCTTATTGTTTTGGCAAATAGAGCTATTAAAAAGGATGAAGATCTTGTAAAATCTGTAGATAGATTGCGATAAACCTAACATATTAGTATATTTAGTGCGAAAAAAAAACCGAGAATTTATTTCTCGGTTTTTTGTTTTTATATCTTTCGACGTTTAAATGTTATTTAAATATTTAAATTGTATTTTTAAGCAATAAAAATAATAGAACAATGCTTTTATGTAAATTACTGCAAATGAGTTTGTTGTGTGTTTTATCTCACTGTTTTCAGTGAGGCTTCTCACTGTTTTCAGTGAGGTAAATATTTCACTGAAAATGGGTATTGTGCAGTTCTATTTTGTGTCCTAAATTTGTAATATAATAATGAAAGAAAAGATATACGTTCACGTAGCAGATGATCATAAAATATTAATAGAAGGTATCATCGCTGTTATAAATACTGATAAAGATATTGAAATTAAAGGTTATTCTTTAAGCGGTCAAGAAGTTATTGATTGGTTTCATCAAAAAGAAAATTCTGCAGATGTTTTAATACTAGACATTACCATGCCTGTTTTAGATGGTTTTCAAGTTTTAAAGTATTTTAGAAAAAAAAAGATAGACCAAAAAGTAATAATATTGTCTAGTTATGATGATCTTAAAATAGTACAAGAAGTTTTATCACTTGGTTGTAAAGGTTACATTTCTAAAAACAATGCAGGTGAGCATATTATAGATGCTATAAAAGCAGTTGCTAGAGGAGAACAATATTTTAGTAATGATATTCAAAAGATTTTATTACAATCTTTATCAGGTCAAATAGTACCAAAAGGAGAATTGCCAGATAAGTACTTGTTAGAGAGTTTAACAGAAAGAGAATTAGATGTTTTAAAACTAATAACAAAAGAATATAGTACCATAGAAATGGCAGATTTAATGAACCTAAGTACTAATACAGTAGAAACGTATAGAAAAAGTTTATTAAAAAAATTAAAAGTAAAAAATGCAGTAGGTTTAGCAATGTATGCGGTAAAAAACAATATAGTATAATTCTTATTCCCCCTAAAATAACTATCTATAAACTTTGTTTTATAAAGTAAAACGTCCCCTAAAAGGTTTTATAGTTATCTAAGAAATATTATTTGGCGCATACATTCTAGCCCACTATTTAAATATTAAAATAGCCCTTATTTCTAATTAAATTAATTTATTACTCAATTACCTATGAAAAATTTTAACTTATTTGCAGTATTAGCGTCAGTAGCACTAATTTTTTCTTCTTGTTCAAATAATGAAACACAGTTGCCAGAAGAACAATCTTTAGATTTATTAAAAACATACACCATAAAAAGAGATGCCAGTGGAGCATATTCTGTTGATTTCGATTTAAATGATAACGCCAATACAGAAATGGTAGTTGAAAAAAGTATTAATAATATTTTTTTATATTCGTCGGATAGTGAAACAAGTAGAAAAACTACGCAAAATTTAGTTATTGATAATTCGGAATTAATTGTAGGCTTTGTAGATACAAGTTCAGACAAGTCTCCTAAAATTACCATTAAAGATACTAACATAAGATTGGCAAAAAGTTCTAATGATAAATTAAAAGAATATAGTATTAAGAGTAACGAAGATGGTACTTACAGTTTAGATTTTTCTGTATTTGAAAATGTAAGTGTAGATTTTGTGTTTAATGAGGATATTGAAACATATGAAATTCATTTGGAAGACGGGAAGGAAGGTAAGACCAATTTTTCTAGAGTTTTAGAAAAAGAAGAAGGAAAACCTTTAAAGTTTGATTTTGTGAATCATATTATTACAAATTCTACAGCAAAAAGTAAAGCTCAAGGATATTTAATAGAAAGAAAACCTGAGGTAATTATTGATTAAATCAAAATAGTATTGAAGACATTACGTAAAATAATTTTATTATTATTTTTGGCTATTTTTTTTGAAGCACTATCTAATAAGGAAGAAGTTGTATCTGATACAACTTCTTTTAGCATAAAATTAAATGATAGTATTTTATTTAAAAGGTTTGAAAGTATTAATCAAATTTATAAAGAAAAAAAATTTGATTTAGCTCTTAAAAGTGCTTTTATTTTATTGGATAGTTCTAAAAACTCTAGTAGTGAAATTTTTTTTAGAACTAATTACTTGATAGGTAATATTTTCTATGAAACTTCTAGTTTTAAGGATGGTATAAAATATTTTAGGAGTAATATTAATAATGTTTTAAATGATTCCATTTTTTTGGATGTTAATGTAAAATATTTGAAGAATAAAATATTATTACAAAATTATCTTAGACTAGGGAGTTCTTATCACAAGTTAAATGAAAGAGATAGTTTAAAAATCTATAAGGACAGTACTTTATATTATTATAAAAAAATTATTGATTTTAATGATTTAGATGATAGTTTTGTAAATACTAAGGCAAAAACATATAGTAATTTATCTGCATTGTATATAAATGACAAAGCATATGACCTAGCTAAAGAATTTGCAAAAAAAGCTATTGAGATTAATAAATTAAATAATAATAAAGTAAATGAAGCTGGCGCTTTAGGGAATCTTGCAAGTATCTATTCAATTGAAGAAGATTATCATTTAGCAAAAAAACTTTATTTAGAAGGATTAGAATTAATAGACAATGATAAAAGCCCTAAAGCTATAAGGTTCAAGGCTAGTTTATATGCTAATCTTGCTTGGGTAATGTATAATTTAAAAGATTATAAAGCTTATGAATATCAAGAGTTTTCTTATGATATTAAAGATGAATTAAGGAATAATGAGTTTAAAGGGATTGTTAGAAGAATTAATGCTGAATATGATGTTAATACAGCTAAAAAATTAGTTTTAAAAGAAGCTGAAAATAAACAGCTTAAAAATCAACGGACTTTTTGGTTATTTGGTATTGGTAGTTTTATTGTAATTGTTACTTTATTATATGGTTTGAATTATTATAAACTTCGTCAAAAAAACTTACGCTTACAATTAACACAAACCCAATTAGTACAAAATCAGAATTTAGAGAAAATTAAATCTGAGTCTCAGGTTAGAATTTTAAATGCAACTATAGATGGCAAAGAATCAGAGCGGAAACAAATAGCAGAAACTTTACACGATAGCGTAAGTGCACTGTTGTCTTCAGCAAACCTTCATTTACAGGCTTCTAGAGGTTTATTTAAAGGAGAGACTCCAGTAGAGATTAATAAAACGCAAAAAATTATAATGGAAGCTTCTCAAACTATTAGAGATTTATCTCATACATTAGTTTCTTCGGTGTTGTTAAAGTTTGGGTTAAAATACGCCATAAAAGATATGGCAGATAAATATTCTAATTCTCAAATTAAGATCGATACAAGAA
The nucleotide sequence above comes from Polaribacter butkevichii. Encoded proteins:
- a CDS encoding tetratricopeptide repeat-containing sensor histidine kinase gives rise to the protein MKTLRKIILLLFLAIFFEALSNKEEVVSDTTSFSIKLNDSILFKRFESINQIYKEKKFDLALKSAFILLDSSKNSSSEIFFRTNYLIGNIFYETSSFKDGIKYFRSNINNVLNDSIFLDVNVKYLKNKILLQNYLRLGSSYHKLNERDSLKIYKDSTLYYYKKIIDFNDLDDSFVNTKAKTYSNLSALYINDKAYDLAKEFAKKAIEINKLNNNKVNEAGALGNLASIYSIEEDYHLAKKLYLEGLELIDNDKSPKAIRFKASLYANLAWVMYNLKDYKAYEYQEFSYDIKDELRNNEFKGIVRRINAEYDVNTAKKLVLKEAENKQLKNQRTFWLFGIGSFIVIVTLLYGLNYYKLRQKNLRLQLTQTQLVQNQNLEKIKSESQVRILNATIDGKESERKQIAETLHDSVSALLSSANLHLQASRGLFKGETPVEINKTQKIIMEASQTIRDLSHTLVSSVLLKFGLKYAIKDMADKYSNSQIKIDTRIGEVVRYEQNFEIKVYNIIQEFINNILKHSKAEKAMIKLDESGGLLYLRISDDGIGFDKNKIINKDGLGLNQIDARIQMMEGEFHIDSSKKNGTVIKVVLPILEKEPINLV
- a CDS encoding response regulator transcription factor, which encodes MKEKIYVHVADDHKILIEGIIAVINTDKDIEIKGYSLSGQEVIDWFHQKENSADVLILDITMPVLDGFQVLKYFRKKKIDQKVIILSSYDDLKIVQEVLSLGCKGYISKNNAGEHIIDAIKAVARGEQYFSNDIQKILLQSLSGQIVPKGELPDKYLLESLTERELDVLKLITKEYSTIEMADLMNLSTNTVETYRKSLLKKLKVKNAVGLAMYAVKNNIV
- a CDS encoding DUF4293 domain-containing protein, with translation MIQRIQSIYLLIATAVSGGLIFVFDLWNNLKEEVYALDLFSKDTVLLKIIPLLFLLSAVVSFLDIFLFKNRKLQFVVGRLVILINLFLLGLLIYVSLTLPGEISISENGIGMFLPILVVLLIVLANRAIKKDEDLVKSVDRLR
- the rho gene encoding transcription termination factor Rho, which gives rise to MFEISELKAKTLADLQVIAKSIGLSKTSQLKKLDLVYQILDTQAANPVETSISTSTKTEVKQKTEKPKRKRVSKVTTPAKATNVDETTEKDSKITTETTTEKIVEKPKQEKLPLRKPTLRKAAPKKVLEKTETKTEAPKERVVKKVEKQEQKPANNQNKPQANKPLPKKNPNQNRDKNNSNRSNGNKSGNRYKDPDFEFDGIIESEGVLEMMPDGYGFLRSSDYNYLSSPDDIYVSQSQIKLFGLKTGDTVRGNVRPPKEGEKYFPLIRVSKINGLNPNLVRDRVSFEHLTPLFPQEKFNLAERGSSLSTRIIDLFSPLGKGQRGMIVAQPKTGKTMLLKDVANAIAANHPEVYQIVLLIDERPEEVTDMKRNVRGEVVASTFDEPADKHVKVANIVLEKAKRLVECGHDVVILLDSITRLARAYNTVAPASGKILSGGIDANALHKPKRFFGAARNIENGGSLTIIATALTETGSKMDEVIFEEFKGTGNMELQLDRNISNRRIYPAIDLIKSSTRRDDLLLDAKTVQRMWVLRKYLADMNPIEAMEFINDKIKFSKNNDEFLISMNG